A single genomic interval of Xyrauchen texanus isolate HMW12.3.18 chromosome 8, RBS_HiC_50CHRs, whole genome shotgun sequence harbors:
- the LOC127647894 gene encoding retinoic acid-induced protein 1-like isoform X2, producing the protein MQSFRERSGFHGNQHCYQQEPQELSRLESYRQHHSQSRQGYEAHSLAAVGMSTAGASPKDCYGQQTYPVYTSNSANQTKKPYRGAKTPNQHLQAGYNNHMGPGYSAQYMSEGHLQQKWDESNQLTQFEQDMVGRLESGVSGSSQYLEQNMLAISQSQCHLPSQSPAPAYTSPHQQGLPPNPAQSPLMYPQGHIHFPQHSQPTSSSSSSSYMEKCNPMPHGYKGYGISPHAQYGRQHSNHGSLKQSGYRPQNNYGYQQTPSRSGFEQGSMQGMSGTPENLQKFQHYNQPQQNYCITDISVRSPEQYYQTCSPSSSQSPARSVGRSPSYTSTPSPLMANPDSFQYGQPPINPGASTSTSLQEPNMLMPPNTHTSPSVNHQSQSYSSSMKERFSEKLLSNPSLWSLNALTSQVENISNNVQQLLLSEALMASKKSSKRNHPKKGEDYQGQLKSMEDSSCPDNQHGPPPSDAYIIPRSMTAELQEGGYSSSTEDQMDRSYYYFGQDKGQAHTHTHTHSRLSLDAVSSCTVNSADDMSVRSGDSVRSLQSVASDDNINCDPRVQREMTGEEPNSSLMCIRDEKSPMCVTAQSPIKQESNSPPDIKRSESTLKENFEESAWTERMADEEDIERRKHECKGKVIEKPQKWLEDEKSPSLFHKINKAALEEGYSYETEVYQGLQNKYYSDKGDSTDMDCLPDLNHKGNEGTEIKFKNFKSEPQPNVESHGKISTGSSGTDLYLPEKEENSKDENSVESIISTEEPMNTLEEQKSFSHNSTEVRDEKESLTTSVEDINNKETPQESFAVLCSTFEETENVPQANIETAESFAQDTPYRGSEKRSALCDIAPHPHTAMSGFSTLNEKITPLAQAREHHIDRSDAKVLEPDSPQLPGKSILHSSPSWADTPPSPKKGDEDMELGISCPSAVTPSAKPGPLAPSAHTRMFGKKHARGRRRLMNSSVGIRTQLSVEGDKSTPSAQSLLSSKSMLIHDPMETAHQDISSQTQKLLADSLPSRMCTRSYVSQSNPKVCPQERRKPGPKQGLKLVMKPGPKSGPNSDLKPGPKPGLKPGPKPSPKSSAKTGPKPGPKSEAMPNVKPDPKLGSKNTGSTEGTKTGLRPGSKTGPKSGSKLGSYNLPNPSQITTESKPTERPKSKGPGRPKGLSSKIKSRKQNTHFQITTDHTKDTSSTSKFIQRDVTTDLTLDKFVGVVNTSMDETTLESAQDSTCVNSLVKSQKSMVLRSRKQTKEKLTEEKEKESDKSTETPSKKLTGTQLQDVTVITELLEEDVSTDSLQQPNEDIVSIKRKSSLHSSEHPKRKRGVKASQTKTRGPPLETVMEVCIPKGKWKRGQHLLTESFSSNVITDNPPTDSIGDMPPVPPQCPTKTKYLPPRKGRGLKYEAMVQKITSPGSKKQPLNIQPDVVPEESTSKLAPQEPEQRETMNAPEVAHEEDDSTMSTQEVKTTAVIQTPRKKRRKWATVESYDIPEVALEAGSLVINTPRLAKQRAIKNNHEMHLKQRKRRRKGIEPAESIPKVEQQQPVQPDIPLPSPPSSSLPETGEQTQYDKPLTELCPPVIKAKRSRWPSFKKKQEEASSQTADDKIQEKRKAEPKKKIQMNFNVLKVVVKRPKLKRKRTKDFSPTVKGTLSDLYPLQSDGKCSFRPYVHIDSSLEPTSLCTIINRPEEEHLLTQARKKCAAEIKNLVTVTEAISNTSVMLQGPLVNKSLIDRCLMCCLCGKPSNYRELGDLCGPYYLEDGVPRKMLSLTHRSDFVQSSNIAKETEASSSIEHINSQSASEKDAHQEGMNEGCTRYSRRGKRAIRGQLRTRPTLCRRFKRLLLLQSRISGPAPSDGEEKSKTTLQRLQVEAEAKEHWAHEACTVWTKGIILVAGKLYGLKEAAQSAAHANCSRCQSEGASICCSWKSCTESYHYVCAKEMGCTFQEETFSVRCPKHKAM; encoded by the exons ATGCAGTCCTTTAGAGAGCGGAGTGGTTTCCATGGCAACCAGCACTGCTACCAACAGGAACCCCAAGAATTATCACGCCTTGAGAGTTATAGACAACATCACAGCCAGTCCAGACAGGGCTATGAGGCACACTCACTAGCTGCTGTGGGGATGTCAACAGCGGGAGCGAGTCCTAAAGACTGTTATGGGCAGCAGACCTATCCCGTCTACACCAGCAACAGTGCTAATCAGACTAAAAAACCTTACAGAGGAGCTAAAACTCCAAACCAGCACCTGCAGGCTGGCTACAACAATCACATGGGCCCTGGATACTCAGCCCAGTATATGAGTGAAGGTCACTTGCAGCAAAAATGGGATGAGTCCAATCAGTTGACCCAGTTTGAGCAGGACATGGTGGGACGGCTGGAGTCGGGGGTCAGTGGGTCATCTCAGTACCTAGAGCAGAACATGCTAGCTATCTCTCAGAGTCAGTGCCATCTCCCCTCCCAGTCCCCTGCCCCTGCCTATACAAGCCCCCATCAACAGGGCCTCCCACCAAATCCTGCACAGTCTCCTTTAATGTATCCCCAGGGCCACATACATTTCCCTCAGCACTCTCAACCAACTTCCTCCAGCTCTTCATCATCGTATATGGAGAAATGTAATCCAATGCCCCATGGCTACAAAGGCTATGGTATTTCACCTCATGCACAGTATGGAAGACAACACAGTAATCACGGCAGTCTAAAGCAGAGTGGATATAGACCTCAGAATAATTATGGTTACCAGCAGACTCCCTCAAGGTCTGGATTTGAACAGGGCTCCATGCAAGGTATGTCTGGTACACCGGAGAACCTTCAGAAATTTCAGCACTATAATCAGCCTCAGCAAAACTACTGTATAACAGACATTTCTGTAAGGTCTCCAGAACAATACTATCAGACCTGCAGCCCAAGTTCGAGTCAGTCACCTGCCAGGTCTGTGGGAAGATCACCCTCATACACTTCCACACCATCCCCCTTAATGGCAAACCCTGATTCATTCCAATATGGCCAGCCTCCCATCAACCCTGGGGCTTCCACATCCACAAGTCTACAAGAACCAAACATGCTGATGCCCCCTAATACCCACACATCACCCAGTGTGAACCACCAGTCCCAGAGCTATTCTAGCTCCATGAAAGAGCGATTCTCTGAAAAGCTCCTGTCCAACCCAAGTTTGTGGAGCCTCAATGCCCTGACATCTCAGGTTGAAAACATCTCCAACAATGTCCAGCAGCTGCTTCTCTCTGAGGCCCTTATGGCTAGTAAAAAGTCTAGCAAGCGAAACCATCCGAAAAAAGGAGAAGACTATCAAGGCCAGTTAAAGAGTATGGAAGATTCATCTTGTCCTGATAACCAACATGGTCCTCCTCCATCTGATGCTTACATCATTCCCAGGTCTATGACAGCAGAACTGCAGGAGGGAGGATACTCCAGCAGTACTGAGGACCAGATGGACAGGAGCTATTACTATTTTGGTCAGGACAAAGGTCAAGCACACACCCATACCCACACACACTCGCGGCTCAGCCTCGATGCAGTGTCTTCCTGCACTGTAAACTCAGCAGATGATATGTCTGTCAGGTCAGGTGACTCAGTTCGAAGTCTACAGAGTGTAGCCTCTGATGACAATATCAATTGTGACCCCAGAGTACAGAGAGAAATGACTGGAGAGGAACCCAACAGCTCTCTCATGTGTATTAGAGATGAGAAGTCTCCCATGTGTGTAACAGCCCAAAGTCCTATAAAGCAGGAGAGTAATTCACCACCAGACATAAAGCGTTCAGAAAGTACTCTAAAAGAGAACTTTGAGGAGTCAGCATGGACTGAGAGGATGGCTGATGAGGAGGATATTGAACGAAGAAAGCATGAGTGCAAAGGAAAGGTCATTGAGAAGCCACAGAAGTGGTTGGAGGATGAGAAAAGTCCTTctctttttcataaaataaataaagcagcATTAGAAGAAGGTTACTCATATGAAACAGAAGTCTACCAAGGGCTgcaaaacaaatattattcagATAAAGGAGACTCAACAGACATGGACTGTTTACCAGACCTTAATCACAAAGGAAATGAAGGCACAGAAATAAAGTTTAAGAATTTCAAATCAGAGCCACAGCCCAATGTTGAATCTCATGGAAAAATATCAACAGGCAGTTCAGGCACTGATCTGTATTTGCCAGAGAAAGAAGAAAACTCAAAGGATGAGAATTCAGTAGAGAGCATTATAAGCACAGAGGAACCAATGAACACCCTGGAGGAGCAAAAGTCTTTCTCCCATAATTCTACTGAGGTGAGAGATGAGAAGGAGAGTCTTACAACCTCAGTGGAGGAcattaataataaagaaacacCACAGGAGTCCTTTGCAGTATTGTGCAGTACATTTGAAGAGACGGAAAATGTGCCCCAAGCCAACATTGAAACTGCAGAAAGCTTTGCCCAGGACACACCATACAGAGGCAGTGAAAAGAGGTCAGCCTTATGTGACATTGCACCTCATCCTCACACTGCCATGAGTGGCTTCTCAACTCTCAATGAGAAAATAACACCTCTGGCTCAGGCTAGAGAACATCACATTGATCGCAGTGATGCAAAGGTACTGGAGCCTGACTCTCCTCAATTGCCAGGCAAGTCAATACTGCATTCATCACCATCCTGGGCTGACACCCCACCCTCCCCCAAGAAAGGGGATGAGGACATGGAACTGGGTATAAGCTGTCCCAGCGCAGTGACTCCCTCAGCAAAACCAGGGCCATTGGCCCCATCTGCACATACAAGAATGTTTGGTAAGAAGCATGCACGGGGCCGGAGGAGACTAATGAATTCAAGCGTAGGGATCAGAACACAGCTAAGTGTGGAAGGAGACAAATCAACACCTTCTGCCCAAAGTTTGCTCTCCAGCAAAAGCATGCTTATTCATGATCCGATGGAAACTGCCCACCAGGATATTAGCAGTCAAACACAAAAACTTTTGGCAGACAGTTTGCCATCACGGATGTGCACTCGTTCTTATGTTTCACAAAGCAACCCAAAGGTTTGCCCTCAAGAGAGAAGAAAACCAGGTCCAAAGCAAGGTTTAAAACTAGTTATGAAGCCAGGTCCAAAATCTGGTCCAAATTCTGATTTAAAACCAGGTCCAAAACCTGGTCTAAAACCTGGACCAAAACCTAGTCCAAAATCTAGTGCTAAAACTGGTCCAAAACCAGGTCCAAAATCTGAAGCTATGCCTAATGTAAAGCCTGATCCTAAACTAGGTTCAAAAAACACAGGGTCTACAGAAGGTACAAAGACTGGTTTACGGCCTGGCTCTAAAACTGGTCCAAAATCAGGGTCTAAACTAGGTTCATATAATCTTCCAAATCCAAGTCAAATTACTACAGAATCAAAACCAACTGAGCGGCCAAAGTCTAAAGGCCCTGGTCGACCAAAAGGCCTCTCCTCTAAGATCAAATcaagaaaacaaaatacacattttcagaTTACAACAGACCATACCAAGGACACAAGCTCTACAAGCAAATTTATTCAGCGAGATGTGACTACAGATTTAACTCTGGACAAATTTGTTGGGGTTGTGAACACCTCTATGGATGAAACCACTTTGGAATCTGCTCAAGATAGTACTTGTGTAAATTCTTTAGTAAAAAGTCAAAAGTCAATGGTGCTGAGATCACGGaaacaaacaaaggaaaaattgactgaagaaaaagagaaagagagtgataAATCTACAGAGACACCATCAAAAAAACTCACAGGAACACAATTGCAGGACGTTACTGTAATTACTGAATTACTTGAGGAGGATGTCTCTACAGACTCACTCCAACAACCAAATGAAGACATAGTTTCCATCAAAAGAAAATCTAGTTTACACTCTTCAGAACACCCAAAAAGAAAGAGAGGTGTGAAAGCAAGCCAAACGAAGACACGGGGACCTCCATTAGAAACGGTCATGGAAGTCTGCATTCCAAAGGGAAAGTGGAAGAGAGGGCAGCATTTGCTTACAGAATCTTTCAGCAGCAATGTAATAACAGATAACCCTCCTACTGATAGCATTGGTGACATGCCTCCTGTGCCTCCTCAGTGTCCcactaaaacaaaatatttgccTCCTCGGAAAGGCAGGGGACTTAAATATGAGGCAATGGTTCAGAAAATCACATCCCCAGGATCCAAAAAGCAACCTCTAAATATCCAACCAGATGTTGTGCCAGAAGAATCAACATCAAAACTAGCACCACAGGAACCAGAGCAAAGGGAGACAATGAATGCCCCAGAGGTGGCACACGAGGAGGACGATAGCACAATGAGTACACAAGAGGTCAAAACTACAGCAGTAATTCAAACTCCAAGGAAGAAGAGGAGAAAGTGGGCCACTGTAGAGAGCTACGATATACCAGAGGTAGCTTTGGAAGCTGGGAGCCTTGTTATCAACACACCAAGGCTAGCCAAACAGAGAGCTATTAAAAACAACCACGAGATGCATCTGAAGCAACGAAAGAGGAGAAGAAAAGGCATTGAACCAGCAGAAAGCATTCCCAAAGTGGAGCAACAGCAGCCTGTACAGCCTGATATTCCACTCCCATCTCCACCATCATCTTCTTTGCCAGAAACAGGTGAACAGACACAGTATGATAAGCCACTAACAGAACTGTGCCCACCAGTAATAAAAGCCAAAAGAAGCAGGTGGCCATCATTCAAAAAGAAACAGGAGGAAGCCTCAAGTCAAACAGCAGATGACAAAATACAGGAGAAAAGAAAGGCTGAACCTAAGAAAAAGATTCAAATGAATTTTAATGTCCTCAAAGTTGTAGTGAAGAGACCTAAACTGAAGAGGAAACGTACTAAGGATTTCTCTCCAACAGTGAAGGGAACATTATCAGACTTATATCCATTGCAGAGTGATGGCAAATGTTCTTTCAGACCATATGTACACATTGACAGCTCTTTGGAGCCAACGTCCCTTTGTACCATCATCAACAGGCCTGAGGAAGAGCATCTGCTCACCCAGGCAAGAAAAAAGTGTGCCGCTGAAATAAAAAATCTAGTCACAGTTACCGAGGCAATATCAAACACCTCAGTAATGCTCCAGGGGCCCTTAGTTAACAAAAGCCTAATTGACAGGTGTCTAATGTGCTGCTTGTGTGGAAAGCCGTCAAATTACAGAGAGCTTGGGGACTTGTGCGGTCCCTATTATCTCGAGGATGGCGTACCGCGGAAAATGCTGTCTTTAACACACAGAAGTGATTTTGTGCAAAGCAGCAACATTGCAAAAGAGACAGAAGCTAGCTCCAGCATAGAGCACATAAACTCACAGAGTGCATCTGAGAAGGATGCACATCAGGAGGGGATGAATGAAGGATGTACCAGGTATTCCAGGAGGGGGAAAAGGGCAATTAGGGGACAGTTAAGAACCCGCCCCACCTTGTGCAGGAGATTCAAAAGACTGCTGCTGTTGCAGAGCAGAATTAGTGGACCTGCTCCCTCTGATGGTGAGGAGAAGAGTAAAACAACTCTGCAGAGATTGCAGGTGGAGGCAGAGGCTAAAGAGCACTGGGCTCATGAAGCTTGTACTGTCTGGACGAAAGGCATCATCCTGGTAGCAGGAAAACTTTATGGGCTGAAAGAGGCTGCTCAGAGCGCTGCACATGCA AACTGCTCCAGGTGCCAGAGTGAGGGAGCTTCCATCTGCTGCAGCTGGAAGAGCTGCACCGAGAGTTACCATTATGTCTGCGCCAAAGAGATGG GTTGCACGTTTCAAGAAGAGACCTTCTCAGTTAGGTGTCCTAAACACAAG